A stretch of the Phyllopteryx taeniolatus isolate TA_2022b chromosome 5, UOR_Ptae_1.2, whole genome shotgun sequence genome encodes the following:
- the cers3b gene encoding ceramide synthase 2 isoform X2 has translation MLHTVTEWLWWERLWLPVNVSWADLEDRDGRVYAKASQLYAMLPLAFCLLFVRFLFERLVAAPLADICGIKDRLRHTVEQNAILENYFCTQAHVLSQSDVRALCKKTSWTERRVQVWFRRRRNHQRPGLRKRFCEASWRCVFYFSAFVGGVVALHDKPWFYSLKEVWAGFPKQSLLQSQYWHYFLEMGFYLSLLLSLTFDVKRKDFKEQVIHHIATLTLLAFSWISNYIRVGTIVMALHDSADILLEGAKVLNYAKWHKMANAMFVVFTFLFMLTRLVIFPFWVIHCTWVYPLESYPPFFGYYFFNVMLLVLQILHLYWAVLISKMLYKCLFSKLEGDDRSDEEEDDSEEERNCKRNHMNGAGVRGRANGH, from the exons ATGTTGCACACAGTCACCGAGTGGCTCTGGTGGGAGCGTTTGTGGCTGCCCGTGAACGTCTCGTGGGCAGATCTGGAGGACCGCGACGGCCGTGTCTACGCCAAAGCCTCCCAGCTGTACGCCATGTTGCCCTTGGCCTTCTGCCTCCTCTTTGTCAGGTTTCTCTTTGAGAG ATTGGTGGCCGCCCCGCTGGCTGACATTTGCGGTATTAAAGACAGACTGCGTCACACCGTAGAGCAAAACGCCATCTTGGAAAACTACTTCTGCACACAAGCACATGTTCTGTCACAG TCGGATGTGAGGGCTCTGTGTAAGAAGACAAGTTGGACTGAGCGAAGAGTTCAAGTGTGGTTCAGGAGGAGGCGCAACCACCAACGTCCAGGTCTTCGCAAGAGATTCTGTGAGGccag TTGGAGATGTGTATTCtatttttctgcatttgttGGCGGCGTTGTTGCCCTCCATGAT AAACCCTGGTTTTACAGTCTGAAAGAGGTTTGGGCAGGATTCCCTAAACAG TCGTTGCTGCAATCCCAGTACTGGCATTACTTCCTGGAAATGGGATTCTATCTTTCGCTGCTCCTCAGCCTCACGTTTGATGTGAAGCGGAAG GACTTTAAAGAGCAGGTGATACACCACATTGCCACGCTGACTTTGCTGGCATTCTCCTGGATCTCCAACTACATCCGCGTCGGCACCATCGTGATGGCGCTCCACGACTCTGCCGATATCCTGCTCGAG GGTGCAAAGGTCCTCAACTACGCTAAGTGGCATAAGATGGCTAACGCTATGTTTGTGGTCTTCACCTTCCTTTTCATGCTGACCAGACTTGTGATTTTTCCTTTCTG GGTGATCCACTGCACGTGGGTGTATCCACTAGAAAGTTATCCTCCGTTCTTCGGCTACTATTTCTTCAACGTCATGCTGCTGGTGCTCCAGATTCTGCACCTCTACTGGGCCGTTCTCATATCAAAAATGCTCTACAAGTGTCTCTTCAGCAAG CTGGAAGGGGATGACAGGAGCGATGAAGAGGAGGACGACAGTGAGGAGGAGAGAAACTGCAAGCGTAATCACATGAACGGTGCCGGAGTCCGAGGCCGGGCCAACGGTCACTGA
- the cers3b gene encoding ceramide synthase 2 isoform X1, with amino-acid sequence MIPSFPPSMLHTVTEWLWWERLWLPVNVSWADLEDRDGRVYAKASQLYAMLPLAFCLLFVRFLFERLVAAPLADICGIKDRLRHTVEQNAILENYFCTQAHVLSQSDVRALCKKTSWTERRVQVWFRRRRNHQRPGLRKRFCEASWRCVFYFSAFVGGVVALHDKPWFYSLKEVWAGFPKQSLLQSQYWHYFLEMGFYLSLLLSLTFDVKRKDFKEQVIHHIATLTLLAFSWISNYIRVGTIVMALHDSADILLEGAKVLNYAKWHKMANAMFVVFTFLFMLTRLVIFPFWVIHCTWVYPLESYPPFFGYYFFNVMLLVLQILHLYWAVLISKMLYKCLFSKLEGDDRSDEEEDDSEEERNCKRNHMNGAGVRGRANGH; translated from the exons ATGATTCCAAGTTTTCCACCCAG CATGTTGCACACAGTCACCGAGTGGCTCTGGTGGGAGCGTTTGTGGCTGCCCGTGAACGTCTCGTGGGCAGATCTGGAGGACCGCGACGGCCGTGTCTACGCCAAAGCCTCCCAGCTGTACGCCATGTTGCCCTTGGCCTTCTGCCTCCTCTTTGTCAGGTTTCTCTTTGAGAG ATTGGTGGCCGCCCCGCTGGCTGACATTTGCGGTATTAAAGACAGACTGCGTCACACCGTAGAGCAAAACGCCATCTTGGAAAACTACTTCTGCACACAAGCACATGTTCTGTCACAG TCGGATGTGAGGGCTCTGTGTAAGAAGACAAGTTGGACTGAGCGAAGAGTTCAAGTGTGGTTCAGGAGGAGGCGCAACCACCAACGTCCAGGTCTTCGCAAGAGATTCTGTGAGGccag TTGGAGATGTGTATTCtatttttctgcatttgttGGCGGCGTTGTTGCCCTCCATGAT AAACCCTGGTTTTACAGTCTGAAAGAGGTTTGGGCAGGATTCCCTAAACAG TCGTTGCTGCAATCCCAGTACTGGCATTACTTCCTGGAAATGGGATTCTATCTTTCGCTGCTCCTCAGCCTCACGTTTGATGTGAAGCGGAAG GACTTTAAAGAGCAGGTGATACACCACATTGCCACGCTGACTTTGCTGGCATTCTCCTGGATCTCCAACTACATCCGCGTCGGCACCATCGTGATGGCGCTCCACGACTCTGCCGATATCCTGCTCGAG GGTGCAAAGGTCCTCAACTACGCTAAGTGGCATAAGATGGCTAACGCTATGTTTGTGGTCTTCACCTTCCTTTTCATGCTGACCAGACTTGTGATTTTTCCTTTCTG GGTGATCCACTGCACGTGGGTGTATCCACTAGAAAGTTATCCTCCGTTCTTCGGCTACTATTTCTTCAACGTCATGCTGCTGGTGCTCCAGATTCTGCACCTCTACTGGGCCGTTCTCATATCAAAAATGCTCTACAAGTGTCTCTTCAGCAAG CTGGAAGGGGATGACAGGAGCGATGAAGAGGAGGACGACAGTGAGGAGGAGAGAAACTGCAAGCGTAATCACATGAACGGTGCCGGAGTCCGAGGCCGGGCCAACGGTCACTGA
- the ano2a gene encoding anoctamin-2 isoform X2 produces MSVVTAMSESSSVHSAKLVSLAHSLSGLGLDATNGGPPAVGLPDNDQPPPQESGIDLGPGLFFADGKRKVDYVLCYKYKKRHVSKGRLSIASNGSIPIPIPGLWEMDPESGEAGGGTTSGDAEESTLSEEEKALIREEFETGLLDAGLQLERDKERANSISFIRLHIPWTILSREAELQKIKVAVKKKCELRKRAGIAGMWDSIAAKINTPFQPDVPDFDVQRDPQTRVNFKTLKHPFIRDKLHLYDITATETVFDNATRSRIVAEIISRTTCRHSCQTAGIMSLLARGVYISAFPLHDGTFSRRGRKDRRNDRQVLHEEWANYGVMHKYQPVDLIRKYFGEQIGLYFAWLGVYTQLLIPPSVLGIIVFLYGIFTVDTNVPSQETCDDNLNITMCPLCDGVCDYWRLSTVCSLAKASYLFDNGATVLFAIFMSLWAACFLEHWKRRQMCLKHTWDLTSLEDEEEELRPEYEEALQEKKAKMKAKWKKKLTQSGDGVDGERDQMLSNQLEPESLDIEDHLSGYLINISTLLLLVFVTFSAVFGVAVYRICMLSVWSMNPDAEAKASVRMTVTTTGIILNMLVVLVLEEVYGAIAVWLTELELPKTQEEFEERLIFKSFFLKSMNAFAPIFYVAFFKGRFSGRPGDYVYVFSDYRMEECAPPGCLIELCIQLSMIMLGKQLIQNNVFEVLIPKLRKMYRNLQEQKGKDRGAEDEMDEAEEKRSKQQFHRDFALEPFEGVSPEYMEMIIQYGFVSLFVASFPLAPAFALLNNVIEIRLDAAKFVTEIRRPDAVRCKDIGVWYNILCGISKFSVITNAFVISFTSEFVPRMVYQYIYSDNGTMSGYTEHSLSYFNVTNFPPGTATNTTLSMCRYKDYRDPPWAPDAYTFSKQYWSVLAAKLVFVIFFQNLAMFLSMLVAWMIPDVPRSLREQLKKENMMLMEFLLNQDQEPHTKSRSTFPLPANIDIVVEPPSEEQQLQKDVEEEEEVEVDLTQEDPSRISDSDSEAGKSFEDVVGMGEEEQGHGSEQEEEEKKVSEGGEQVREDERKSEPQIEEEAANEKVADEENKSLVDLDDLMIQLGLLDGDASSIKDTEIPPSTFKQNLPTKRASCQSLNSVVAEMAPSHTDARLFAPITHPLQERGARAKTRCSTLPSRHRGAETCYSLPKPSHSSSLSRFHQQASLTPLVPLGLSLSAKPDTESPQRPSSSGQLFLLKGPPPQQPRSRGKGRCSTLPSRQRAPGSEEHPTKPTHSTSFTKLGDRVPPSPSELKRNTPV; encoded by the exons ATGTCCGTCGTCACAGCAATGAGTGAGTCGTCGTCCGTTCACTCTGCAAAGCTCGTCTCGTTGGCCCACTCGCTTTCCGGGCTTGGGCTCGACGCCACCAACGGAGGCCCCCCCGCTGTTGGCCTCCCTGACAACGACCAGCctcctcctcag GAGTCCGGCATCGACCTCGGCCCAGGGCTCTTTTTCGCTGATGGCAAGAGGAAGGTGGATTATGTGCTGtgctacaaatacaaaaaaaggcatGTATCCAAGGGACGCCTCTCCATCGCATCCAACGGCAGCATTCCCATCCCTATACCGGGCTTATGGGAAATGGACCCGGAGTCCGGAGAGGCAGGAGGAGGAACTACTTCGGGAGATGCAGAGGAGTCAACGCTGTCTGAGGAGgaaaaggctctcataagggaGGAGTTTGAAACCGGCCTGCTCGATGCCGGCCTGCAGTTAGAACGCGATAAAGAG AGGGCTAACAGCATCAGTTTTATCCGACTGCACATCCCATGGACAATCCTCAGTCGAGAGGCGGAACTTCAGAAGATCAAAGTTGCCGTGAAAAAG AAATGCGAGCTGCGGAAAAGGGCGGGCATTGCAGGAATGTGGGACTCCATCGCGGCGAAAATTAATACGCCGTTCCAGCCCGACGTTCCCGATTTTGACGTCCAGCGGGACCCACAGACACGTGTCAATTTTAAGACGCTCAAACACCCTTTCATCAGAGACAAACTCCACCT GTATGACATCACAGCAACAGAAACGGTCTTTGACAATGCAACACGCAGCAGAATA gtTGCAGAGATTATTTCTCGCACCACCTGCAGACACTCCTGCCAAACCGCAG GCATCATGTCCTTATTGGCTCGGGGGGTCTACATCTCTGCCTTCCCTTTGCATGAC gGCACGTTTTCCAGGCGAGGACGTAAAGATCGGCGAAATGACAGACAG GTCCTCCACGAAGAATGGGCCAACTACGGAGTCATGCACAAGTACCAGCCTGTGGACCTGATCAG GAAGTACTTTGGGGAGCAGATTGGCTTGTACTTCGCTTGGCTAGGTGTCTACACTCAGCTCCTCATCCCGCCTTCTGTACTGGGCATCATCGTCTTCCTCTATGGCATCTTCACTGTGGACACCAACGTGCCAAG TCAGGAGACGTGCGACGACAACCTGAACATTACTATGTGTCCGCTGTGCGATGGAGTGTGCGACTACTGGCGGCTGAGTACGGTGTGCTCGCTGGCCAAAGCGTCCTACCTGTTCGACAATGGAGCTACGGTTCTCTTTGCCATCTTCATGTCTCTATGGG CTGCTTGTTTCCTGGAGCACTGGAAAAGGCGACAGATGTGTCTGAAACACACCTGGGACCTGACCAGCTTGGAGGATGAGGAG GAAGAGCTGAGGCCTGAGTATGAAGAAGCGTTACAGGAGAAGAAAGCCAAAATGAAAGCCAAGTGGAAAAAGAAG TTGACTCAAAGTGGGGACGGAGTGGATGGAGAGAGGGACCAGATGCTTTCCAACCAG CTTGAGCCAGAGTCCCTTGACATCGAGGATCACCTGTCAGGTTACCTCATCAACATATCCACACTACTGCTACTG gttTTTGTGACTTTCTCCGCCGTATTCGGGGTGGCCGTTTATCGCATCTGCATGTTAAGCGTGTGGTCCATGAACCCCGATGCGGAGGCCAAAGCCAGCGTGAGGATGACGGTCACCACCACAGGGATCATCCTCAACATGCTGGTGGTGCTGGTGTTGGAGGAGGTCTACGGAGCCATTGCTGTGTGGTTGACTGAGCTGG AACTCCCAAAGACACAGGAAGAGTTTGAGGAGAGGTTGATCTTCAAGTCTTTCTTTCTCAAATCCATGAATGCCTTTGCACCTATTTTCTATGTGGCCTTCTTCAAGGGCAG GTTTTCCGGTCGGCCTGGCGACTATGTTTACGTCTTTAGCGACTACCGCATGGAGGAG TGCGCACCTCCAGGATGCCTCATCGAGCTGTGCATCCAGCTCAGCATGATCATGCTCGGAAAACAGCTCATTCAAAATAATGTGTTTGAGGTTCTCATTCC TAAGTTAAGGAAGATGTACAGAAACTTACAGGAGCAAAAAGGCAAGGACAGAGGAGCCGAGGACGAGATGGACGAAGCTGAAGAGAAGAGATCTAAGCAGCAGTTCCACAGGGATTTCGCCTTGGAGCCCTTTGAGGGCGTGAGCccggaatacatggagatga TCATCCAGTATGGCTTTGTATCTCTGTTCGTGGCATCCTTCCCACTGGCACCCGCGTTTGCTCTGCTCAACAACGTAATCGAGATCCGCCTTGACGCCGCCAAGTTTGTGACCGAGATCCGGCGGCCGGATGCTGTGAGGTGTAAAGACATAG GAGTATGGTACAACATTCTCTGTGGAATCAGCAAGTTTTCTGTCATTACCAAT GCGTTTGTTATCTCCTTCACATCGGAGTTTGTGCCCCGCATGGTGTACCAGTACATTTACAGTGACAACGGCACCATGAGCGGCTACACTGAGCACTCCCTGTCCTACTTCAACGTCACCAACTTTCCACCAGGCACCGCGACCAACACAACACTATCCATGTGCAG GTATAAAGACTACAGGGATCCACCATGGGCGCCAGATGCCTACACCTTCTCTAAACAGTACTGGTCTGTTCTGGCTGCAAAACTGGTCTTTGTAATATTCTTCCAG AACCTCGCCATGTTCCTCAGCATGCTTGTGGCCTGGATGATCCCCGACGTGCCGCGGTCGCTGCGGGAGCAGCTGAAGAAGGAGAACATGATGCTGATGGAGTTTCTGCTCAATCAAGATCAGGAGCCTCACACTAAGTCACGCTCCACGTTTCCCTTGCCAGCCAACATAGACATTGTGGTGGAGCCACCAtcagaggagcagcagctccagAAGGAtgtagaagaggaggaggaggttgagGTTGACTTAACTCAAGAGGACCCTAGTCGCATCAGTGATAGTGACTCAGAAGCTGGGAAGTCATTTGAGGATGTAGTTGGAATGGGAGAAGAAGAGCAAGGACATGGGTCTgagcaagaggaggaggaaaagaaagTAAGCGAGGGAGGTGAGCAAGTGAGAGAAGATGAAAGGAAGAGCGAACCTCAAATAGAGGAAGAGGCGGCTAATGAAAAAGTAGCAGATGAGGAAAACAAATCACTTGTGGATCTGGACGACCTCATGATCCAGCTGGGCCTCTTAG ATGGAGATGCCTCATCAATCAAAGATACAGAGATTCCACCTTCAACCTTTAAACAGAACCTTCCAACCAAAAGAGCTTCCTGCCAGTCACTGAACAGCGTCGTGGCAGAAATGGCCCCCTCCCACACGGACGCTAGGCTCTTTGCACCCATCACTCATCCGCTCCAAGAACGGGGCGCCAGGGCCAAGACCCGCTGCTCCACCCTGCCTTCACGCCACCGAGGGGCGGAGACGTGTTACAGCCTGCCTAAACCCAGCCACTCCAGCAGCCTGTCCAGGTTCCATCAGCAGGCGTCGCTCACGCCGCTGGTCCCCCTCGGACTTTCGCTGTCAGCCAAACCCGACACAGAGTCCCCACAGCGGCCCAGCAGCTCCGGTCAACTCTTCTTGCTCAAAGGCCCCCCTCCTCAACAGCCTCGCTCCAGGGGCAAAGGCCGGTGCTCCACCCTGCCCTCAAGACAAAGAGCCCCTGGCTCAGAAGAGCACCCCACCAAGCCGACCCATTCTACGAGCTTCACAAAGCTGGGAGACCGAGTGCCCCCTTCCCCCAGTGAACTTAAACGCAACACACCAGTATGA
- the ano2a gene encoding anoctamin-2 isoform X1 gives MSVVTAMSESSSVHSAKLVSLAHSLSGLGLDATNGGPPAVGLPDNDQPPPQESGIDLGPGLFFADGKRKVDYVLCYKYKKRHVSKGRLSIASNGSIPIPIPGLWEMDPESGEAGGGTTSGDAEESTLSEEEKALIREEFETGLLDAGLQLERDKERANSISFIRLHIPWTILSREAELQKIKVAVKKKCELRKRAGIAGMWDSIAAKINTPFQPDVPDFDVQRDPQTRVNFKTLKHPFIRDKLHLYDITATETVFDNATRSRIVAEIISRTTCRHSCQTAGIMSLLARGVYISAFPLHDGTFSRRGRKDRRNDRQVLHEEWANYGVMHKYQPVDLIRKYFGEQIGLYFAWLGVYTQLLIPPSVLGIIVFLYGIFTVDTNVPSQETCDDNLNITMCPLCDGVCDYWRLSTVCSLAKASYLFDNGATVLFAIFMSLWAACFLEHWKRRQMCLKHTWDLTSLEDEEERVQEELRPEYEEALQEKKAKMKAKWKKKLTQSGDGVDGERDQMLSNQLEPESLDIEDHLSGYLINISTLLLLVFVTFSAVFGVAVYRICMLSVWSMNPDAEAKASVRMTVTTTGIILNMLVVLVLEEVYGAIAVWLTELELPKTQEEFEERLIFKSFFLKSMNAFAPIFYVAFFKGRFSGRPGDYVYVFSDYRMEECAPPGCLIELCIQLSMIMLGKQLIQNNVFEVLIPKLRKMYRNLQEQKGKDRGAEDEMDEAEEKRSKQQFHRDFALEPFEGVSPEYMEMIIQYGFVSLFVASFPLAPAFALLNNVIEIRLDAAKFVTEIRRPDAVRCKDIGVWYNILCGISKFSVITNAFVISFTSEFVPRMVYQYIYSDNGTMSGYTEHSLSYFNVTNFPPGTATNTTLSMCRYKDYRDPPWAPDAYTFSKQYWSVLAAKLVFVIFFQNLAMFLSMLVAWMIPDVPRSLREQLKKENMMLMEFLLNQDQEPHTKSRSTFPLPANIDIVVEPPSEEQQLQKDVEEEEEVEVDLTQEDPSRISDSDSEAGKSFEDVVGMGEEEQGHGSEQEEEEKKVSEGGEQVREDERKSEPQIEEEAANEKVADEENKSLVDLDDLMIQLGLLDGDASSIKDTEIPPSTFKQNLPTKRASCQSLNSVVAEMAPSHTDARLFAPITHPLQERGARAKTRCSTLPSRHRGAETCYSLPKPSHSSSLSRFHQQASLTPLVPLGLSLSAKPDTESPQRPSSSGQLFLLKGPPPQQPRSRGKGRCSTLPSRQRAPGSEEHPTKPTHSTSFTKLGDRVPPSPSELKRNTPV, from the exons ATGTCCGTCGTCACAGCAATGAGTGAGTCGTCGTCCGTTCACTCTGCAAAGCTCGTCTCGTTGGCCCACTCGCTTTCCGGGCTTGGGCTCGACGCCACCAACGGAGGCCCCCCCGCTGTTGGCCTCCCTGACAACGACCAGCctcctcctcag GAGTCCGGCATCGACCTCGGCCCAGGGCTCTTTTTCGCTGATGGCAAGAGGAAGGTGGATTATGTGCTGtgctacaaatacaaaaaaaggcatGTATCCAAGGGACGCCTCTCCATCGCATCCAACGGCAGCATTCCCATCCCTATACCGGGCTTATGGGAAATGGACCCGGAGTCCGGAGAGGCAGGAGGAGGAACTACTTCGGGAGATGCAGAGGAGTCAACGCTGTCTGAGGAGgaaaaggctctcataagggaGGAGTTTGAAACCGGCCTGCTCGATGCCGGCCTGCAGTTAGAACGCGATAAAGAG AGGGCTAACAGCATCAGTTTTATCCGACTGCACATCCCATGGACAATCCTCAGTCGAGAGGCGGAACTTCAGAAGATCAAAGTTGCCGTGAAAAAG AAATGCGAGCTGCGGAAAAGGGCGGGCATTGCAGGAATGTGGGACTCCATCGCGGCGAAAATTAATACGCCGTTCCAGCCCGACGTTCCCGATTTTGACGTCCAGCGGGACCCACAGACACGTGTCAATTTTAAGACGCTCAAACACCCTTTCATCAGAGACAAACTCCACCT GTATGACATCACAGCAACAGAAACGGTCTTTGACAATGCAACACGCAGCAGAATA gtTGCAGAGATTATTTCTCGCACCACCTGCAGACACTCCTGCCAAACCGCAG GCATCATGTCCTTATTGGCTCGGGGGGTCTACATCTCTGCCTTCCCTTTGCATGAC gGCACGTTTTCCAGGCGAGGACGTAAAGATCGGCGAAATGACAGACAG GTCCTCCACGAAGAATGGGCCAACTACGGAGTCATGCACAAGTACCAGCCTGTGGACCTGATCAG GAAGTACTTTGGGGAGCAGATTGGCTTGTACTTCGCTTGGCTAGGTGTCTACACTCAGCTCCTCATCCCGCCTTCTGTACTGGGCATCATCGTCTTCCTCTATGGCATCTTCACTGTGGACACCAACGTGCCAAG TCAGGAGACGTGCGACGACAACCTGAACATTACTATGTGTCCGCTGTGCGATGGAGTGTGCGACTACTGGCGGCTGAGTACGGTGTGCTCGCTGGCCAAAGCGTCCTACCTGTTCGACAATGGAGCTACGGTTCTCTTTGCCATCTTCATGTCTCTATGGG CTGCTTGTTTCCTGGAGCACTGGAAAAGGCGACAGATGTGTCTGAAACACACCTGGGACCTGACCAGCTTGGAGGATGAGGAG GAGCGGGTCCAG GAAGAGCTGAGGCCTGAGTATGAAGAAGCGTTACAGGAGAAGAAAGCCAAAATGAAAGCCAAGTGGAAAAAGAAG TTGACTCAAAGTGGGGACGGAGTGGATGGAGAGAGGGACCAGATGCTTTCCAACCAG CTTGAGCCAGAGTCCCTTGACATCGAGGATCACCTGTCAGGTTACCTCATCAACATATCCACACTACTGCTACTG gttTTTGTGACTTTCTCCGCCGTATTCGGGGTGGCCGTTTATCGCATCTGCATGTTAAGCGTGTGGTCCATGAACCCCGATGCGGAGGCCAAAGCCAGCGTGAGGATGACGGTCACCACCACAGGGATCATCCTCAACATGCTGGTGGTGCTGGTGTTGGAGGAGGTCTACGGAGCCATTGCTGTGTGGTTGACTGAGCTGG AACTCCCAAAGACACAGGAAGAGTTTGAGGAGAGGTTGATCTTCAAGTCTTTCTTTCTCAAATCCATGAATGCCTTTGCACCTATTTTCTATGTGGCCTTCTTCAAGGGCAG GTTTTCCGGTCGGCCTGGCGACTATGTTTACGTCTTTAGCGACTACCGCATGGAGGAG TGCGCACCTCCAGGATGCCTCATCGAGCTGTGCATCCAGCTCAGCATGATCATGCTCGGAAAACAGCTCATTCAAAATAATGTGTTTGAGGTTCTCATTCC TAAGTTAAGGAAGATGTACAGAAACTTACAGGAGCAAAAAGGCAAGGACAGAGGAGCCGAGGACGAGATGGACGAAGCTGAAGAGAAGAGATCTAAGCAGCAGTTCCACAGGGATTTCGCCTTGGAGCCCTTTGAGGGCGTGAGCccggaatacatggagatga TCATCCAGTATGGCTTTGTATCTCTGTTCGTGGCATCCTTCCCACTGGCACCCGCGTTTGCTCTGCTCAACAACGTAATCGAGATCCGCCTTGACGCCGCCAAGTTTGTGACCGAGATCCGGCGGCCGGATGCTGTGAGGTGTAAAGACATAG GAGTATGGTACAACATTCTCTGTGGAATCAGCAAGTTTTCTGTCATTACCAAT GCGTTTGTTATCTCCTTCACATCGGAGTTTGTGCCCCGCATGGTGTACCAGTACATTTACAGTGACAACGGCACCATGAGCGGCTACACTGAGCACTCCCTGTCCTACTTCAACGTCACCAACTTTCCACCAGGCACCGCGACCAACACAACACTATCCATGTGCAG GTATAAAGACTACAGGGATCCACCATGGGCGCCAGATGCCTACACCTTCTCTAAACAGTACTGGTCTGTTCTGGCTGCAAAACTGGTCTTTGTAATATTCTTCCAG AACCTCGCCATGTTCCTCAGCATGCTTGTGGCCTGGATGATCCCCGACGTGCCGCGGTCGCTGCGGGAGCAGCTGAAGAAGGAGAACATGATGCTGATGGAGTTTCTGCTCAATCAAGATCAGGAGCCTCACACTAAGTCACGCTCCACGTTTCCCTTGCCAGCCAACATAGACATTGTGGTGGAGCCACCAtcagaggagcagcagctccagAAGGAtgtagaagaggaggaggaggttgagGTTGACTTAACTCAAGAGGACCCTAGTCGCATCAGTGATAGTGACTCAGAAGCTGGGAAGTCATTTGAGGATGTAGTTGGAATGGGAGAAGAAGAGCAAGGACATGGGTCTgagcaagaggaggaggaaaagaaagTAAGCGAGGGAGGTGAGCAAGTGAGAGAAGATGAAAGGAAGAGCGAACCTCAAATAGAGGAAGAGGCGGCTAATGAAAAAGTAGCAGATGAGGAAAACAAATCACTTGTGGATCTGGACGACCTCATGATCCAGCTGGGCCTCTTAG ATGGAGATGCCTCATCAATCAAAGATACAGAGATTCCACCTTCAACCTTTAAACAGAACCTTCCAACCAAAAGAGCTTCCTGCCAGTCACTGAACAGCGTCGTGGCAGAAATGGCCCCCTCCCACACGGACGCTAGGCTCTTTGCACCCATCACTCATCCGCTCCAAGAACGGGGCGCCAGGGCCAAGACCCGCTGCTCCACCCTGCCTTCACGCCACCGAGGGGCGGAGACGTGTTACAGCCTGCCTAAACCCAGCCACTCCAGCAGCCTGTCCAGGTTCCATCAGCAGGCGTCGCTCACGCCGCTGGTCCCCCTCGGACTTTCGCTGTCAGCCAAACCCGACACAGAGTCCCCACAGCGGCCCAGCAGCTCCGGTCAACTCTTCTTGCTCAAAGGCCCCCCTCCTCAACAGCCTCGCTCCAGGGGCAAAGGCCGGTGCTCCACCCTGCCCTCAAGACAAAGAGCCCCTGGCTCAGAAGAGCACCCCACCAAGCCGACCCATTCTACGAGCTTCACAAAGCTGGGAGACCGAGTGCCCCCTTCCCCCAGTGAACTTAAACGCAACACACCAGTATGA